The genomic region CGCAGGGCCAGGACGTTGCGCCTGGGCTCGGACCAGCGCAATGCCTGTGCCATGACACCGCGCGCGGTGTTGACCGCGTCGAGCTGCGTGGCTGCTGACTGGTGTCGTCCCCATGCCTCGGCCGCCTTGCCTCCCAGTCGGAGCACTGCGTTCGGGTCCGCGGGGTCGGTGCCTCCGAGTGTCTTGGCGGCGAGGGTGATCGCAGCGGCAGCGGTGTCGACGACCACCTGCAGTGCGGCCACGACCTCGGTGGCGTGCTGCTGCAGCGCCTCGGTGAACCGCTCGACCGCCAGGGCCTCGACCTGATCGGCACCGTTGATCTGGGCGAACTGGTAGGCGACTGCGGCGTGCTGCACCGCGGGATCTTCGAACGGGTTGCGGCCTGCGTCCAGTGCGGCGAGGACGGTCGTCGGCATCTCCGAGCCTTGGCCTCGGAGTTGGCCGGCTGCTGTCGTGACGCGGGTGTGCAGCTCGGCGGCTGCGGTCAGGCTGGCGGGCAGCTCAGCGCCCGTCGCCTCGATGGTGGTCAGGATGGTGCGGACGCGGGGTGCGAACGGTGCGGTCATGATGCTGTCTCCTCGGTGGTGGTGGTGGCGAACAGGCCGGTCGGTGCAGGGTTGTCGTCGGGGTCCGGCGCCTCAGCCGTGGGCACGGTGAGCGTGGCGAACAACGGTTCGTCGCGGGCGAACAACCTGCGTGCGATCGCGGTCGCCTCGGCGTCGTCGGTGGTGTCGTCGTGGTCGGTCATGGTGTTCCTCTCGTTGTGCCGCTCGGCTTGCTGCCGAGCGGTGGTGGGGTGCGGTCAGTGATCGCGGTTGCGCCGCAGCTCGGGCAGTAGCCGCGGCGGGGTAGGTCGGATCGGAGTGCGGCCTGCCAGACGAACCGGTTGTTTGTGCAGTCGATGGAGTGCGCTGACAGGTCAGGGTTGGGACGGGCTGGTGCTCTGGTCATCGGTCGCCACCCTTGCGGGCAGTGCGGCGGGCCAAGCGGCGGCGCTGTCGTGCCTGGGCGGTGAGCAGGGATCGACGGTTGCGTTCCTTGGATCGGTGGCGCGGCCAGGTGGTCGGGCGTCTCATCGGCCCATCCCGGCGTCGGCCAGGTCGGCGAGCAGCCGCAGCGACTCGGCGAGCAGGCGGGCATCGTCAGTGCTCAGCGAGAACGGTCCGAGCTCGACAGCCGGCCCGGCGCTGTCGACCTGCACGGCGCGGGCGGGCACATTGACCCAATCGCCGGTGGCGTCGTGCTGGACAACGTGCCAATGCCCCTCAATCACTCGGCGTCCGGCGTCGAGCACACCGTCGCCAGTGAGGTCGATCCGGTCACCGCGCTCGTCGTCGAACGTGTGCGGGGTCGGGAACGTCGGGCCTTGTAGATCGGTCATGATGCTTCCCTTCGGGTAGTTGGCGGGCGTCCGCGTCGGGGCGCTCGGAGTGCGCCTGCCCACACTCCGGCGGGCTCTCGGTTGAGATCCGCGAAGATGCGGCACTGCTCGACGGCAGGGCACCGTCCGCAGAGCGTCGCGGCGTAATCGGCCAGTTCGGTGGTGGCCGGGTCGGACCAGGTGTCCGGCTCAGAACGGCAGGGTGTCGGCCTGTCCGCGTCGGCGATGGCGTCGTGCAGCGCCCGCCATGCTGGGAGCGCGTCGGCGCGGATTCCGAGGATCGCGCTCATGCGACGGTCTCGCCTCGGATCGCCCGACCGTGGCATGGGTTGCACCGACCGTCCGTCAGCACTTCCCGCGGATTGCCACAGTCGAAACAGGTTGTCCCAGCCCGGATGCCGGGCAGACACTTTCGGCAGGCGGGACCACGAGCAGAACCGATCAGGGCGAAGCCGGCGGGCTGCTCGCACACCGTGCAGATGGCGCTGTCGATCCTGGTTGCCGGTTCGACTGGGGTGGCGGATCTAACCGGCAGTTCCGGCTCAACCGGCTGAACCGGCTTGGTTGCTGAGCCGGTTGGGCCGCTTGAGCCAGTTGTGCCGGTTACTTCTGGGGGTCGGATCTGCATCCGGCTCCAGACCGGCACCAGAGATCCCAGGGTGTACCCGCGGGGTCCGGTGGCGTCCTGCCGGCTGGAGTTCACCTTGTACGAGGACACCAGCATCCTGCCCATCCGTTGCGCGGTGATCGCCTTCCCGAACGGGCCGTCCGATCCCCACGCTGCGGGGTGGGTGTGCTCCAGGCGGGCGAGCAGATCCGCTGTCGGGGCGAACGTCTCACCGGCGGGCCAGACGTCGGCCAGGTGCTTGAGTAGCAGCACTGCGGGCTTCTCGCGGATCATGCCGTCCTCCTTGTCCTGGTCCCACTGGTCGCGGTCGTGCACAGCCATCCGATCCACCGCTGCCGGCCACCGGCCGCCGGCCAACTCGGCGACCCGGCGCAGCGGTGACCATTTCTCCCGGAACCGCCCGGTGATCCCGGTGGGCAGTGCGGGCCGACACGTCGCTAGGTCCGTGCGGATCTCGTCGGCCCACTGCTCGATCGCCGCGGCCAGCGCGGTCGCCTGGTCCTCGATCAGCTCCCAGTCCGAGTCCTCGGCGTTGCCGTCGAGGTCGGGCAGCAGCAGCACCCGGACGATCCGAGAACGGGTGTCGTCGGGCAGGTCGGGGTTGTTCCCGGCGATCGCCACCGGCGCGTAGGTCGGCATCTCCTGCGCTTCCCAGCCGCCACCCTTGACCGGCACCAGAACGGGCCGGGATGCGCCGCGCTTGTAACCGGAGTTCAGGATGGCCAGGACGTCCCCGGTGAGCGGGTTGTCCTTCGACAGGGTGCGGTCGGCCTCGTCGATCAGCAGGGTGCGGACACCGTTCTCCAGCAGCCGCGCCAGCAGAGCTGATGACGAGATCGCGGCCATCTGCACGGGGTGCTTGCACAGCCGGCGCAGGTGCTCCAACGTCGTCGTCTTCCCGGAACCGGGCATCGGTGAGTCGAGCTGCAGCCGCGGCGTCGTGTACGTCTCCTCGGCCACCCATGTGTGCACTGCCCAGAGCGCGAGGAGATCGTGGTCCGCGTCGGACACCGTGATGATGAACCGCGCGAGCCACTCTCTGATCTGCTCTAGTAGTACGTCGCCGCGATCATCTCGGGCCGGCGCTGCCGCGGTGAAAGCCTTGTCGTAGTCAGGCATGCGCGCTCACCCCACGCAGCCGACCGAGCGCCGCGGCGATGGCCGTCATCTCGACTCCGATCACGGTGGACACGTCGGCGACCGCACCGAGCACGGCCACCTCGCGTACACGTTCGGCAGCCTCGGCGATCGCTCGGCGAGACGACTGCTCAGTGACGCCCAGGACGTACCAGGGAAGGTGGCTCACCACCGGTACTGCAGATGTCCTGTCGGCCAGCCACAAGGCCAATGAGCCCCGCAGGCGACCATCGGACAGCAGAGCGTGCCGCACCACGAACGCGTGCAACGTCACCTGATCCACCGGGACGTTCTCGGCAAGCATTCGACGGGCGGTTGTCAGAGCGAACCGACAACGCAGGTCGGTGAAGTCTTCGTTCGTCAGCTCGTCCAGCGCAGCCAACTGGAGCCCGGGAGCGGCCTGCAACAAAGCACCGATCACCATGTGCTCGTTCTCCAGGACGTGGTCCACCACCGCGGCCGTCACGCTGCACCGTCATCGGTGAGCAGTTGGAGCTGCGACGGATCGGCGGCAGCCACCAGCGGGGTCAGGCGGACCAGCACGACCGAGACCACGTCACCACGTTCGTGGGCGCGATCCACGGCGCGTTCGGCCGCGCGGGTGGTCTGGAAGGTCCGGGTCAGCGATCGAGAGCCGTTGTGCGTCCAGACGACCAGAGCGAGCGAGCGGCTAATGCGCTCCACGGCAACAGCTTCGGCACCTACACTCGAACTAGATCCGCTGCCCTGCTGATCACTGTTGTCGGAGCCGCCCGGTTGCACTGCCGGGCGGTTTCTGATGTCAGCTGGCACCCTGACCACCGCCGGCGGTGGGGATCGGCCGCAACAGCTTCTGGAGTTCCAGCGGATCTACGCGAAGCAGTCGAGGGCCAACTCGATACCCCGTCAGGCGGCCGCTCGCGATGTAGCGCCTGATCGTCTTTGGGTTGCAACCGAGCTGCAGTGCAGCATCTGGCAAGGATAGAAAAGGGTGTGAAGACACGGATACCTCCGGCTCGTCGCTTCGACGAACTCGGAGGTATCGAGCTCAAGGGGTTACCCTCACGCTCGCGCCCTTTTTTACCCACCTGTCGGTGCTTCGATCCGCTGATTGCTGCGAGCATCACCAGCTAGTGGGACATACTACGCCACAACGCATCCAGAGTGGACGTGCGCTCACTTCATGGGCGGGTCGCGAGCTCGGACAGCAGCCCAGCGATGACACGGTCCCGGTCCTGGGCGGCGTGCTGGTAGCGCATCGCAGCCCCGGCGGTGGAGTGTCCGAGCCGCGACATCAGCTCGGCGAGGGTGGCGCCCGTAGAGGCTGCCAGGACAGCGCCGGTGTGCCTGAGATCGTGCCATCGCAGATCGGGACGACCAGCCGCGGCGCGGGCGCCGTAGAAGCCCCAGCCCGCCGGGTGTCGCTTGCTCGGTGCCTTGCCATACAGGCTCGACGGTTGCAGGAATCCGACCCCGTCAGCGGCAGGGAACAGCAGCCCTTGGCGCCCGTTCACGTTGGCTGCCAGGTGCTCTCGGATGGCGGGGATCAGGTGCGGTGGGATCACGACGTCGCGGATACCGGCATCAGTCTTCGGCGGTCCCTCGATCGTTTCTCCCGCGGCGCGGACGACACCGCGCCGGATGTGGATCACTCCGTTGGCCAGGTCGAGATCGGATCGGCGCAGCGCGGCCAGCTCGCCGAACCGGAGTCCGCACCAGGCGGCGAGCAGAGTCATCACCTTGTGCCGCTCGGGCATCGCGGCCACCAGTTCGGTCAGCTCGGGCAGTGTCGCGGGCTTGATCTTGTGTTTCCGCTTCGCGTTGCCGGCGCCGCGGATGTGGCACGGGTTCACGGTGATGATCTCGTCAGCTACGGCATCATGCAGAACGGCCCGTAGAAGCGAGTAGGAGTGAGCCCGCAGCGTCGGGGTGTCGTCACCGAGCCGGGTGTGCCAGGTGCGAACTGTGTCAGGGGTGATGTGCTTGATCGGGATCTCGGCGAAGGTCGGCAAGATGACGCGATCGAGAAGTCGCCGGTAATGGTCGCGGGTCCGGGGCTTTAGGGTCCGCGCCAACAGCCAGTCCTCGGCGAACGAACCGAACGTGCGGAGCTTGGTGTACTGCCCCCGCGTCTTCGGAGGCGTCCAGGTGTCGTCCGTGATCAGCCGGCGCTCTGAGGACAACCAGCCCTCGGCGTCGATCTTCGCGTCGAACGTCTTACCGGCGGTGTGCAGCGCGGTGTCGGGGCCGATGTACCGGGCCTGATATCGGCCGGAGCGCATCTTGGTGATCTGTCCGAACCCACGGCGTGAGCGTGGCGGCATGGTCGTCTCCCGGTGGCGATGCATCGTCTGTGCATCGTTAGAGAGTCTAGATCAGTCCGGCGGTGTCCACTTGTGTCCGACACGCTCGGGCGCTACTGTCTCGAATCACAGCAGGTCACAGCACTGCCACCAGGGGTGATCCCAGTATCACCCGGTGGTGAGCGATACAGGTTCGATCCCAGTATCGCCCACCATGTTTGATCAGCGAAAACGCTGAATCTGGACTCAGGTGCAACCACAGTGCAACCGAGTCGCTGACATCTCGTGGCCCCTTCCAGAGGGAGCGCACCAATGTCCGCAGCAGAGTCCATGCCCTTCTCGGTCAAGTTCGACGACCTGCGGATCGGCGACGAGATCCGGGTGTTCCATCCCGACACCAGCACCGAGTACGCGGTCAGGGTCGAGGACCTATCGACGCACACCGTGTGGATCGGCCGGACGCACGCTCCGCGGCTGGTCATCCATGTCGTCGACGGTCATCGGTTCGAGCTGGTCTGTCCCGGCCCGCTGGCGCCCTGGTCGCAGCCGACGGTTGCGTGCCCTTCATGGTGCGGTGGCGACAAGATCGACGACGAGGGCGGCGTGATCCACCTCCGCCGAATCGGCTCGATGGGTGTCGAAATCTCGCAGACCCCGGACGAGCCAGCGACTATCGCATGGCCGGCAGATCACGAGGTCGCGGACTACCCGACCGCGGACCAGGCGGCGCAGATCGGTGCCGATCTCGTCGAGGCAGCACGACTGCTGCGAGCTGCGCTGGTCTAAATCCAGGCGATGGGAGGGCGTTCGGCGCGTGCGCGTGACGGTTGTATTGCCCGCACCATGCCATTCTTGGGCGTTCAACGATGAGACGTGACAAGGCTGCGCTGAGGTGGACTGGGTGAGAGACGATCTGCACTTACAACTCGACCGTGGCAGCTACCGGTGGCCGGAAGAGGGCGAGCGGATCGAGGATCCGCCCGACAAGCTGTACGGCCCGAACGGCGAGCTGTGGATCCAGCGCATGCTCTTCATCGACGGAGACCTTGTCGATTTCGGCGTGCTTCTCCAGCTAGCGGGGTACGAGCAGACGTTCCACGACGTCGCGCGCTTCTGCGTAGCGCACAGCAACAAGCACATGCACCGATGGACGAAGCGGTCACCGCAACCTCGAGTCAGCTCGGGTGGACCGATCAACTCTCACGAGGAACTGATGTGGGCCTATTATGAGAGTCAGGCTCTGTACACCAACGTGAACGAGGAGGTTGAGCGATGGGGACGAAGATGAAAGTTCGCGAGCTCACCGCCTTGGTCGCACGCGAGCAGCTCAATCCCGAGTTTCGCGCGATCCTCCGCGAGTTTCGCGAGGCAGGGCACGTAGACGATCAGGGTTCGATCGCGTTGGTGGCCGCTGACATGGACGAACTCGTCTACGACGTGTTCAGGCGATCGGAGCGTGCAGGCACGAACGTCGTCTTCGTCGTGCGTGATGACGCAGGACTCCTCCACCTCCAAGCAATGGTCCGAACCGAGGAACGCGTCGTTGTTGCAAGTGGGAGGCGCGTGCACTCCATGCCGCTCGGAACCTCTGTTCGAGCATGGTTCGAGCAACTGGAGTCTGCTCAGCTCGACGAGTCATGGTCTGCTGCCGGTGTCGCTGACACGGTTCCGCAGGAGTTCACCGTACGCAGTGAGCGCGCTTACGCGCTCGCCTGAGTTCCTGCTGATTGAGCTCGGCGTACGTTCGCCCACTACGTCGGCGCTCGGGCCTGTGGACAGCAGATGAACGTCGTCGAGCGACCGGCCAGCTCGCCCTGGCGATGCTCGCCCTGACGGGTCAGCCGAGTGCATCTGCCCCCGACCGGCAGCACGTCGCAGTCGGCGGCGCTGAAAAGGTCGAGGCGCGTCCTGTCCGGCATGATCTCGTCTACCAGTGACCCAGTACGACGTCGCATGGCAGCAGGGCCGCACCGCCGCCGTCGGGTCCGAGCACGGATCAGCCGAACGGCTCCGGCGTGCTGGGTGATAGTGCTGCGGTGCCCGCGACCCTGCGCGATGATCACCGGACGGGCTTGACGTCGGGAACAGAGTCCGCCGTGTACTTCAAGGGGAGAACTGATCGCGTGACCGACGAGAATCCGCAGTGGCAGCGACCTCGGAATCCGTTCCACCCGCAGCGGCACTTCACCAACATTCCCGAACCGATCCGGTCGCCTGCACCGAAGGACGAACCCATGACGACCGACCCCGCCGATCAGAAACCTGCAGCTAGCCCGAAGCCGGCCTTGAGCCCGGCCAGCAAACCCGTTAACGCGCGCCGACGGTGGCTCCCTGTCGGAGGGGCGGTCGTGGTCGTGCTCGTCATCATCGGGGCCATCACGACAGCGAACAAGAAGGACGACCCAGCCGGCCCGCGGTCGGCGAACTGCACTGTCTCAGAGGACGCCCCTGCGATCGCCCAGAAGTGGCTGTCCCCGGACCGCAGGTCGGACGCCGACGTCGTGGCCGTCTGGGATCTGACGGCAGCCGAGGGGAAGTACACCGTCGTGAAGCTCGACAACGACGTGGTGCTGACGTTCTTCAACGAGCCGTTCGGGGTCGGCTCGACCTCTGGTAAGACGGTCGACTCGGTGACCGCTGAGTGGTCGTACTTCCCGGCGGCCTCGTCGGTGACGACCTCCTCGCCGGGGTACCCGGAGGCCAGGTCGTGCGGATCATGACCTCAGGCGTTGCGCTGTCTCCGAGGGTCCGTCGGTGACCAAGATCGAACGCTGGGAGCAGCGATCCGAGATCCCCTTGCTGCTGCTCGCGCTAGCGTTCCTGGTCGCTTACGCCTGGCAGGTGCTCGATCCGCGGCTGAACGGTGGTCTGCTGGACTTCCTCGAACTGATCTCGTGGGCCGTCTGGGCGGTGTTCCTGGTCGACTTCCTGGTCAGGCTCTACCTCGCAGAGCAACGCGGCAGATACGCCCTGAGCCACTGGTACGACGTCGCGCTGATCGTGCTGATCGTGCTGCGTCCGCTGCGATTGCTGAGAGTCCTCGCGTTCGCCCGCGTACTGAACCGCTCGGCATCACGTTCCCTGATCGGACGGGTGACGACCTACGTCGCAGGCACTGCGGTCGGTGCGGTATTCCTCGGCGCGCTGGCGATACTCGACGTCGAGCAGTTCGACCCGGAGGCGAACATCCGATCCTTCGGGGACGCCCTGTGGTGGGCTACGACGACCGTGACAACGGTCGGCTACGGCGACCGCTACCCGGTGACCACCGAGGGCAGGTTCGTGGCGGTCGGCCTGATGCTCGTCGGCCTGGCAGTGGTCGGGGTCGTCACAGCCTCGATCGCAGCGTGGCTGATCGCGAACGTGCAGCAGGACCAGTCAGCACCGAACGAGCAGTGACCCTTGGCGTCATCGTTCTGTGTGTGAGAGCGACCTATCTCGATGACTGTCAGGCGCCTCCGATGGGACACCCCGCCAGGGGGTCGGCTCAGATGTCGCTGCCGTCGAACGGGGCGTCCCCGATCCGCCAGTCAGGCAGGTCATCGACGTCTATCCTGCGGTGATCCGCCCACCGTTGACGGGCTGCCAGGAAGGTCCTGTAACCGTCCTCCTACGCCTCTGCCGACAGTGACCGCGGATCGGGCTCGTAGGCGCTCAGCGAGGCCGGCAGGGCATCCCTACCGGCGAGCGGATCGCGGCGTCTCACTGGGCCGACCTCAGCGCGTACACGCCTCGGATCGGGCGGGACTGCAGCCGGCCGTCGCCTCCGGTGGGGACTCGCAGCGCGGCAAACATCCGGGCCAGGGCGATGCGCTGTTGCCGCGGCTCGACGAGTGCAGGGTGCACTCACACACGAAGAACCCCCGATCCGTCTGCGGATCGGGGGTTCTGTCGTTCGTCCCGCCGGGTGGGCCGGCGATCCGGAGAGCTCAGAGCCGCTCGCGCGCCAGCACCTTGCGGTGCACGCGGCGCTCGACGACGAAGCTCAGGACGGGGATGACGCCGGCGACCAGCACGCCGAGCAGACCTTTGATGCTCCAGCGTTCGCGGTAGCTCAGGTCGAAGGCCAGCAGCACGTAGGCGATGTACAGCACCCCGTGGATCGGGCCCCAGATCATCGTGGGGCCACCGATGTCGAAGCCGTACTTCAGGATCATCGTGGCGACCAGGATCAGCAACCCGACGCCTACCACGAACGCGGAGATCCGGTAACGCTGCAAGGCAGCTGCGGTCTTCGGGGGAAGGGTGGCGACGGCGTTCCCCGTCGATCCGGCCACGCGGTCAGCCTGCACGTCTGCGGTCCTCCTCGGCGAGGGCGGCCAGTGCCCGGTTGTAGGCGGCCAGCTCCGGATCGGAGTCCTCATCAGCTTCCTCGACCGTACCGACGAACCAATCTTCCCGGTCGGCGTCGTCGGTGGGTTCGGTCACGTCCGACTCGTGGGCGTTCGTGAGCTGCGGAGCTGCGTCCGGCGCAGCAGACGCCTGCAGTGCCAAGAGTTCCGCACGATCAGCGCGGTCGGCTGCTTCCTGCTCCGACATCAGCGCCAGGTCCTCGTCCAGCTCGCGGTCGTCCTCGGCCTCGCGACTCGCCTCCAGCGA from Nakamurella sp. A5-74 harbors:
- a CDS encoding WhiB family transcriptional regulator, which translates into the protein MPRSGDPRRDRRMSAILGIRADALPAWRALHDAIADADRPTPCRSEPDTWSDPATTELADYAATLCGRCPAVEQCRIFADLNREPAGVWAGALRAPRRGRPPTTRREAS
- a CDS encoding DnaB-like helicase N-terminal domain-containing protein, which translates into the protein MTAAVVDHVLENEHMVIGALLQAAPGLQLAALDELTNEDFTDLRCRFALTTARRMLAENVPVDQVTLHAFVVRHALLSDGRLRGSLALWLADRTSAVPVVSHLPWYVLGVTEQSSRRAIAEAAERVREVAVLGAVADVSTVIGVEMTAIAAALGRLRGVSAHA
- a CDS encoding helix-turn-helix domain-containing protein, which codes for MSSHPFLSLPDAALQLGCNPKTIRRYIASGRLTGYRVGPRLLRVDPLELQKLLRPIPTAGGGQGAS
- a CDS encoding DUF3817 domain-containing protein, encoding MAGSTGNAVATLPPKTAAALQRYRISAFVVGVGLLILVATMILKYGFDIGGPTMIWGPIHGVLYIAYVLLAFDLSYRERWSIKGLLGVLVAGVIPVLSFVVERRVHRKVLARERL
- a CDS encoding ion channel, with amino-acid sequence MTKIERWEQRSEIPLLLLALAFLVAYAWQVLDPRLNGGLLDFLELISWAVWAVFLVDFLVRLYLAEQRGRYALSHWYDVALIVLIVLRPLRLLRVLAFARVLNRSASRSLIGRVTTYVAGTAVGAVFLGALAILDVEQFDPEANIRSFGDALWWATTTVTTVGYGDRYPVTTEGRFVAVGLMLVGLAVVGVVTASIAAWLIANVQQDQSAPNEQ
- a CDS encoding DUF3631 domain-containing protein yields the protein MPDYDKAFTAAAPARDDRGDVLLEQIREWLARFIITVSDADHDLLALWAVHTWVAEETYTTPRLQLDSPMPGSGKTTTLEHLRRLCKHPVQMAAISSSALLARLLENGVRTLLIDEADRTLSKDNPLTGDVLAILNSGYKRGASRPVLVPVKGGGWEAQEMPTYAPVAIAGNNPDLPDDTRSRIVRVLLLPDLDGNAEDSDWELIEDQATALAAAIEQWADEIRTDLATCRPALPTGITGRFREKWSPLRRVAELAGGRWPAAVDRMAVHDRDQWDQDKEDGMIREKPAVLLLKHLADVWPAGETFAPTADLLARLEHTHPAAWGSDGPFGKAITAQRMGRMLVSSYKVNSSRQDATGPRGYTLGSLVPVWSRMQIRPPEVTGTTGSSGPTGSATKPVQPVEPELPVRSATPVEPATRIDSAICTVCEQPAGFALIGSARGPACRKCLPGIRAGTTCFDCGNPREVLTDGRCNPCHGRAIRGETVA
- a CDS encoding site-specific integrase; this encodes MPPRSRRGFGQITKMRSGRYQARYIGPDTALHTAGKTFDAKIDAEGWLSSERRLITDDTWTPPKTRGQYTKLRTFGSFAEDWLLARTLKPRTRDHYRRLLDRVILPTFAEIPIKHITPDTVRTWHTRLGDDTPTLRAHSYSLLRAVLHDAVADEIITVNPCHIRGAGNAKRKHKIKPATLPELTELVAAMPERHKVMTLLAAWCGLRFGELAALRRSDLDLANGVIHIRRGVVRAAGETIEGPPKTDAGIRDVVIPPHLIPAIREHLAANVNGRQGLLFPAADGVGFLQPSSLYGKAPSKRHPAGWGFYGARAAAGRPDLRWHDLRHTGAVLAASTGATLAELMSRLGHSTAGAAMRYQHAAQDRDRVIAGLLSELATRP